From one Dama dama isolate Ldn47 chromosome 4, ASM3311817v1, whole genome shotgun sequence genomic stretch:
- the LOC133054690 gene encoding carcinoembryonic antigen-related cell adhesion molecule 18-like isoform X3 translates to MIRQASSQIYITPDSLIGVERYSSSLAIENVPEDVQEYSWHRGANDTEENLIISYNTTSHSRRDGPMYSGRESVSIRGTLRIRRSQLNDTGNYTVRVDTINDTQRATGWLEILELEIPQISVNTTSVVDGEDAVAATCYTSDSHVQWYVNYVPVSGNYRMTISPDNKTLVIRMFGRFDSPLQCGIEILPELIQKSDLIYVTVAYGPYSLLLSSSPTDFNGILSAEIGSQVEMECISYSRPESKYRWIHNGSLLSFSEKNITLPSLTWDQMGRYRCIAENSATQVTLYEEVHVQAPWQIGLYDCPPRTWRIKPDRQGDPVGPSERLQRCPIAASPVTERWNHSACQVNVMVRNFAGQRYSLACEMFTI, encoded by the exons ATGATCCGCCAGGCCTCCAGCCAAATCTACATCACCCCGGATTCACTCATTGGAGTGGAAAGATATTCAAGCTCACTGGCCATTGAGAATGTCCCTGAAGATGTTCAGGAATACAGCTGGCACCGGGGTGCAAATGACACTGAGGAAAATCTGATTATCAGCTACAACACCACATCTCATTCCAGGCGGGATGGGCCCATGTACAGCGGCCGGGAAAGTGTGTCCATTAGAGGTACCCTGAGGATCAGGAGGTCACAGTTAAATGACACGGGGAACTACACAGTGAGGGTGGACACCATCAATGACACCCAGAGAGCAACTGGCTGGCTCGAGATTCTAG AGTTGGAAATCCCGCAAATCTCAGTCAACACCACCTCCGTCGTAGATGGCGAGGATGCGGTGGCTGCCACTTGCTACACCAGTGACAGCCACGTCCAGTGGTATGTGAATTATGTACCGGTGTCCGGCAACTACCGGATGACCATCTCCCCGGACAACAAGACCCTCGTCATCCGAATGTTCGGCCGCTTCGACTCACCACTTCAGTGCGGGATAGAAATTCTCCCAGAGCTCATTCAGAAAAGTGACCTCATCTATGTGACAGTGGCCT ATGGGCCCTATAGTCTGCTGCTCAGCAGTAGTCCCACTGACTTCAACGGCATCCTGTCTGCTGAGATTGGCTCCCAGGTGGAGATGGAGTGCATCTCCTATTCCAGACCAGAATCCAAGTACCGCTGGATCCACAATGGCTCCCTCCTGAGCTTCTCGGAGAAGAACATCACCCTCCCGAGTCTGACCTGGGACCAGATGGGCAGATACAGGTGCATCGCGGAGAACTCCGCCACCCAGGTCACCTTGTATGAAGAAGTCCATGTCCAGGCACCCT GGCAAATCGGTCTATATGACTGTCCGCCTCGGACCTGGAGGATAAAACCGGACAGGCAAGGAG ACCCTGTGGGACCATCAGAGAGGCTGCAAAGATGCCCCATTGCAGCATCGCCAGTGACAGAGAGATGGAACCACAGCGCATGTCAGGTGAATGTCATGGTTAGAAACTTTGCTGGGCAACGATACTCACTAGCGTGCgaaatgttcacaatttga
- the LOC133054690 gene encoding carcinoembryonic antigen-related cell adhesion molecule 18-like isoform X1, with the protein MPPAGGLERLMDLSRPRCRLWRELVLVASLLACMIRQASSQIYITPDSLIGVERYSSSLAIENVPEDVQEYSWHRGANDTEENLIISYNTTSHSRRDGPMYSGRESVSIRGTLRIRRSQLNDTGNYTVRVDTINDTQRATGWLEILELEIPQISVNTTSVVDGEDAVAATCYTSDSHVQWYVNYVPVSGNYRMTISPDNKTLVIRMFGRFDSPLQCGIEILPELIQKSDLIYVTVAYGPYSLLLSSSPTDFNGILSAEIGSQVEMECISYSRPESKYRWIHNGSLLSFSEKNITLPSLTWDQMGRYRCIAENSATQVTLYEEVHVQAPWQIGLYDCPPRTWRIKPDRQGDPVGPSERLQRCPIAASPVTERWNHSACQVNVMVRNFAGQRYSLACEMFTI; encoded by the exons ATGCCTCCAGCAGGAGGACTGGAGCGGCTCATGGACCTTTCTAGACCCAGGTGCAGACTCTGGAGGGAATTGGTCCTTGTGG CCAGTCTGCTGGCCTGCATGATCCGCCAGGCCTCCAGCCAAATCTACATCACCCCGGATTCACTCATTGGAGTGGAAAGATATTCAAGCTCACTGGCCATTGAGAATGTCCCTGAAGATGTTCAGGAATACAGCTGGCACCGGGGTGCAAATGACACTGAGGAAAATCTGATTATCAGCTACAACACCACATCTCATTCCAGGCGGGATGGGCCCATGTACAGCGGCCGGGAAAGTGTGTCCATTAGAGGTACCCTGAGGATCAGGAGGTCACAGTTAAATGACACGGGGAACTACACAGTGAGGGTGGACACCATCAATGACACCCAGAGAGCAACTGGCTGGCTCGAGATTCTAG AGTTGGAAATCCCGCAAATCTCAGTCAACACCACCTCCGTCGTAGATGGCGAGGATGCGGTGGCTGCCACTTGCTACACCAGTGACAGCCACGTCCAGTGGTATGTGAATTATGTACCGGTGTCCGGCAACTACCGGATGACCATCTCCCCGGACAACAAGACCCTCGTCATCCGAATGTTCGGCCGCTTCGACTCACCACTTCAGTGCGGGATAGAAATTCTCCCAGAGCTCATTCAGAAAAGTGACCTCATCTATGTGACAGTGGCCT ATGGGCCCTATAGTCTGCTGCTCAGCAGTAGTCCCACTGACTTCAACGGCATCCTGTCTGCTGAGATTGGCTCCCAGGTGGAGATGGAGTGCATCTCCTATTCCAGACCAGAATCCAAGTACCGCTGGATCCACAATGGCTCCCTCCTGAGCTTCTCGGAGAAGAACATCACCCTCCCGAGTCTGACCTGGGACCAGATGGGCAGATACAGGTGCATCGCGGAGAACTCCGCCACCCAGGTCACCTTGTATGAAGAAGTCCATGTCCAGGCACCCT GGCAAATCGGTCTATATGACTGTCCGCCTCGGACCTGGAGGATAAAACCGGACAGGCAAGGAG ACCCTGTGGGACCATCAGAGAGGCTGCAAAGATGCCCCATTGCAGCATCGCCAGTGACAGAGAGATGGAACCACAGCGCATGTCAGGTGAATGTCATGGTTAGAAACTTTGCTGGGCAACGATACTCACTAGCGTGCgaaatgttcacaatttga
- the LOC133054690 gene encoding carcinoembryonic antigen-related cell adhesion molecule 18-like isoform X2 yields MPPAGGLERLMDLSRPRCRLWRELVLVASLLACMIRQASSQIYITPDSLIGVERYSSSLAIENVPEDVQEYSWHRGANDTEENLIISYNTTSHSRRDGPMYSGRESVSIRGTLRIRRSQLNDTGNYTVRVDTINDTQRATGWLEILELEIPQISVNTTSVVDGEDAVAATCYTSDSHVQWYVNYVPVSGNYRMTISPDNKTLVIRMFGRFDSPLQCGIEILPELIQKSDLIYVTVAYGPYSLLLSSSPTDFNGILSAEIGSQVEMECISYSRPESKYRWIHNGSLLSFSEKNITLPSLTWDQMGRYRCIAENSATQVTLYEEVHVQAPWHRLVVSRSFTISGSLLVLLIIFIVLGFTHFLVVLIRALFRHYSTRANRSI; encoded by the exons ATGCCTCCAGCAGGAGGACTGGAGCGGCTCATGGACCTTTCTAGACCCAGGTGCAGACTCTGGAGGGAATTGGTCCTTGTGG CCAGTCTGCTGGCCTGCATGATCCGCCAGGCCTCCAGCCAAATCTACATCACCCCGGATTCACTCATTGGAGTGGAAAGATATTCAAGCTCACTGGCCATTGAGAATGTCCCTGAAGATGTTCAGGAATACAGCTGGCACCGGGGTGCAAATGACACTGAGGAAAATCTGATTATCAGCTACAACACCACATCTCATTCCAGGCGGGATGGGCCCATGTACAGCGGCCGGGAAAGTGTGTCCATTAGAGGTACCCTGAGGATCAGGAGGTCACAGTTAAATGACACGGGGAACTACACAGTGAGGGTGGACACCATCAATGACACCCAGAGAGCAACTGGCTGGCTCGAGATTCTAG AGTTGGAAATCCCGCAAATCTCAGTCAACACCACCTCCGTCGTAGATGGCGAGGATGCGGTGGCTGCCACTTGCTACACCAGTGACAGCCACGTCCAGTGGTATGTGAATTATGTACCGGTGTCCGGCAACTACCGGATGACCATCTCCCCGGACAACAAGACCCTCGTCATCCGAATGTTCGGCCGCTTCGACTCACCACTTCAGTGCGGGATAGAAATTCTCCCAGAGCTCATTCAGAAAAGTGACCTCATCTATGTGACAGTGGCCT ATGGGCCCTATAGTCTGCTGCTCAGCAGTAGTCCCACTGACTTCAACGGCATCCTGTCTGCTGAGATTGGCTCCCAGGTGGAGATGGAGTGCATCTCCTATTCCAGACCAGAATCCAAGTACCGCTGGATCCACAATGGCTCCCTCCTGAGCTTCTCGGAGAAGAACATCACCCTCCCGAGTCTGACCTGGGACCAGATGGGCAGATACAGGTGCATCGCGGAGAACTCCGCCACCCAGGTCACCTTGTATGAAGAAGTCCATGTCCAGGCACCCT GGCACCGGCTTGTTGTCAGCAGAAGTTTCACCATCTCAGGATCCTTGTTGGTGCTTCTCATCATATTCATAGTTCTGGGCTTCACCCACTTCCTTGTGGTCCTGATCCGTGCCCTGTTCAGACATTACTCTACCAG GGCAAATCGGTCTATATGA